The following DNA comes from Fervidobacterium thailandense.
AGGTTTGATAAAATATGGTGAGGGCAATGAGAAAAGCGGGGGTGTTAAAATTTTAATCCTTGTAAGCCTGTTGACCGTGTATACCATCTTCTTTACTGTTACTAAGAACATCCTAATAGCAACTTTTGCATCGGTCATTTGGGTGATAACAGCATACGCGTTTAGAACATTCGAGTTTGATGCCCTTGAGAGCCTCAACGAACAGTTGGTTAGAATCTTAGTTTCATCGTTTTTTTCAGGCATGTTCATTCTTTTACCAGAGCTTACAGATACCCCAAACTTCTCGGGAAAACAGATTTTGAAAGGACTTCTTTACACTTATTTCGCCACTCCCTTCTTAAATTACGTACTCTACAATTTCCTCTTCTTGCGTCTTTCAAAGCCAAGACATTATTTGGTGATTGGTAGAAAAGAAGAAGAGGTCGGCCGTATACTTGACGAAATAACTGAGAAGTCCCGTGGCAAAATTGTTTTTGAAGAATTTTTAAATCCATCCCCCGCTGTTCTCAAAGTGAAACTGGATAACTTTAATGATATACTAGTTGCAGACTTTGAACTTTACAAACGCGTAAAACATATCTTGGAACCGTACAAGTCTTCTAAAAAGATAGAGTATTTATCCGATCTGTCGGAGAAGATACTCCGAAGGATTCCTCTCGAAGTTGTCGATAGATTTCGAGAGTATTATGAAATAGAGTTCGAAAATGCAAAAGAATCACCTACTAAGCGTATTCTTGATATGTTTGGAGCAATATTAGGGCTCGTGTTTTTTGCACCGATCATACTAATCGCGGCGGTTGCGATTTTAATTGAGGATGGTCCACCCGTAGTTTTCAAGCAACTCAGAGTTGGAAAAAACAATAAGGAGTTCATGATTGTCAAACTCCGGAGTATGAAAAAACAAACCGATGGCCAAGCTCGGTTTGCAGACCAAGAAAAGGATCGAATACTCAAAATAGGCAAGATAATACGTCCCACCAGGATAGATGAAGCACTTCAGTTCTGGAACATTCTGAAGGGTGATATGAGTCTCGTCGGTCCCAGGCCAGAGCAAATACCGTTTGTCAGGGAGTTTGAGCAGAAGATTCCGTACTATTCCTACCGCCACAAACTCAAACCAGGTCTCACAGGATGGGCTCAGATAATGTACCAATACAGCTCAACGCTTGAAGAGGTTAAAAGAAAACTTGAGTACGATTTGTACTACATAAAGAACCGCTCAACACTCATGGACCTAAGAATAATTCTCCAGACGATAGAAGCGGTATTTTGGAGAAGAGGGGCTAAATGATGGAAAAAAGAAAAAAGCGGATGCTGCAAATGATTACTCGCTCCGACTGGGCTGGAGGCCAGAAGGTTTTGTATTCGCTTGTTTACGGTCTACTCAAGTACTATCCGGACGAGTTTGAAATCGAAGTAGCTTGTGGGAAAGAGAACGGGATGTTAATACCGGAATTGGAAAAGTTAGGTATCAAAGTGTATGTTATACCTGATCTTGTGAGGGAGATTTCTCCTCTTAGGGATTTGAAAGCTTTTATTCGAATCTTTAAACTAATTAAACGCGGGAAATACGATATTGTCCATTTACATTCTTCGAAAGCTGGATTTCTTGGTCGAATAGCGGCGAGGTTAGCTGGTGTTCCAAAGATAGTTTACACAATTCATGGCTGGTGGCCGATAGAGCAATACAACGGTTGGAAAAAGAAAATTTTGATTTTTGTTGAAAGAATCGGGGCGAAATTTTGCGACAAGTTGGTATTCTTGTGTCATAACGACATGAAAAAAGCTGAGAATTGGAGGATAGGAAAAAAAGAACAGTACGTAATCATTCCAAATGCTATCATTCCCATTGATAACTCTAAATTTCAGAGTGGCAAGTTAAGAAAGGAACTTGGAATTTCGGATAATATCAAAATTGTAGGAAATGTTGCGAGGTTGGATCCACCGAAGAATCCAATAAGATTTCTTGAAATTGCACGGCAAGTACTGATGAAGAGACAAGATGTGAGGTTCGTTTGGATAGGGGGTAGTGTTGTCGAGGACTTCTACGGTGAACAAGTTGAACGTTGGTTATCCGAACATTCAGAAATGCGCGAAGTGGTATATTTCTTACCCTTTAGGAAGGATTCCATTGAACTGATGGCTGATTTTGATGTTTTATTGATAACGTCGGATATGGAAGGCTTGCCGTTAGTAGCCCTTGAGGC
Coding sequences within:
- a CDS encoding sugar transferase yields the protein MKNLSVKGLIKYGEGNEKSGGVKILILVSLLTVYTIFFTVTKNILIATFASVIWVITAYAFRTFEFDALESLNEQLVRILVSSFFSGMFILLPELTDTPNFSGKQILKGLLYTYFATPFLNYVLYNFLFLRLSKPRHYLVIGRKEEEVGRILDEITEKSRGKIVFEEFLNPSPAVLKVKLDNFNDILVADFELYKRVKHILEPYKSSKKIEYLSDLSEKILRRIPLEVVDRFREYYEIEFENAKESPTKRILDMFGAILGLVFFAPIILIAAVAILIEDGPPVVFKQLRVGKNNKEFMIVKLRSMKKQTDGQARFADQEKDRILKIGKIIRPTRIDEALQFWNILKGDMSLVGPRPEQIPFVREFEQKIPYYSYRHKLKPGLTGWAQIMYQYSSTLEEVKRKLEYDLYYIKNRSTLMDLRIILQTIEAVFWRRGAK
- a CDS encoding glycosyltransferase, yielding MEKRKKRMLQMITRSDWAGGQKVLYSLVYGLLKYYPDEFEIEVACGKENGMLIPELEKLGIKVYVIPDLVREISPLRDLKAFIRIFKLIKRGKYDIVHLHSSKAGFLGRIAARLAGVPKIVYTIHGWWPIEQYNGWKKKILIFVERIGAKFCDKLVFLCHNDMKKAENWRIGKKEQYVIIPNAIIPIDNSKFQSGKLRKELGISDNIKIVGNVARLDPPKNPIRFLEIARQVLMKRQDVRFVWIGGSVVEDFYGEQVERWLSEHSEMREVVYFLPFRKDSIELMADFDVLLITSDMEGLPLVALEAKNLGIPVVSTNVGCLVEQSYVRTFMNQEQIVSHLVELLNGNSRKPSSYEELGIEFRNSFVKGYVQIYLNSH